The nucleotide sequence GATTTATTTTATCCTTTATTATTATCGCTTATGTAATCGGAAAAATGGTTGAATCCAAAGAACAACCGACAAAGATGACCTTTTTCATCGCTGCCTTTATCGGACTCGCGATCAATTACATCCTTGGGACAAACTATATGTATTTCGCCTACCAATTCCTTGCTTCATTGGAGAACATGCCATACGGAGTGGTTTGGGGCTGGATGGCCGCACCATTTGTGAAGGACTTTATTTTAACAATTTTTGTAGCGATGATCGCCCCACGCATCTATGCTGTGATTAGGAAGTCATCGTTACATACAAACCCAGCAACGAAAAAAGTGTCCTAATTAGAGGATTAGGCCATTAGAAAAAGCGCGCTGTTATGGAGATTTTACGGACTCATTCCGTTATTACTCCTGACAGCGCGCTTTTCGTGATTTTGGGTGGTAGAAGAATTTCGGTCCGCTCGGGCCCCATGTTGATAGACAAGAGGGGCCTGAGTCACTAGCCAGCGGAAATCCGATAGTTATCAAGTAAATAACGATCGCGCTCACGGATAAAGGAAAGGGCGACAGTAATCGTGTCATGAGGCGGGTACCCGTAGCGCTGGTATTGTTCCAATTGCAACGGATCTGCCTCATCATAAAAGTAAACATGTCCCCCTTCGGCAATGAGCAAAATCGCTTCATCGTTTGGTTCAACCTCAAACTGTTCTACGATCATTAATTGCAAACCAGGGTTCAAAATGGTCTCACACACCGTACGGTAATATGAACCGGTGTCAACCGGTGCAACGGTATCGTAATTGGCTTCCTGCAAATACTGTTGAAACGGCTCGTTATAGACCAACCTTCCCTCTTCCTCTCTGAAAAGATTACTGATGATCTCATCGATTCCGTCACTCGTTACTTTTCCCTCTAGCAACGCTCTGACCTCGTCCTCCGTTTGATAGTCTTGATTGTAAAAGACCCCACCTGCTCGTGCATGATTACTAAATAACTCATCAACCGTCCCTAACACCTCGCGGTAATCACTGAATAATTGCTGTTCATCGACGTTTTGACAGGATGCGAGAACAACAGCCACTGCCATGATTGCAATTGCTTTCCACATGAATGACAAACCCCTTTTGTTTACTCTCTACTTACATAGACGATAGAAGGCAAAAAAAGTTTCAACTTTTGATCACTTTTGAGAAAAAAATGTAAAAGTTTGTAGATATCACTCATTTTCCCTCACATTACCGATCTTATTGTACACTATTATATATCTAGTAAATGGTCAAAAGGAGGGATTTAATGGTCAAAGCGAGAGTCACTTTAGGGTTATTTCTATGTTTAATCACCGTCATTTTCCTAATCGCTAATGACTTCATTTTCGATCTCGATTACATCGCTTCTAAATTTGAGCAATTTCAAATCTACACGTAAATTCGTCACTTAACGATTGAACTGATAGCATTGATTATGGTAGGAAGCATCTTGCAAGGGACCACCTTGAAGCGGGGCTCCTTCTTTATAATAAAGGTGTGGTGAAAGCTGAATAAAGAAAATATGTGTATCCTGATAGCCATAGTCAGAAACAAATTTATCGATCATCTCCGCTAGCGCATCATAGACACCTTGTTCACGCGGAAACATCATGATCTCTACCGAACTTGGCGTCTCGGTGATCGATTCGATGTGCAACAACTCAATTTTCACTTTTTCTACCGGTACATGAGCAATCACTGCAAATCGTTGAGCAAGCATCGGCGCAAATGATTTTACCACGTCTTTATCAAAGCCTTTGAACCTTACGAATGGCATCTATTCATCCCCTTTCCTGATGTTTTCTAAGATGTCATTAACTCTCTTTGGTGAGCCCTTGTCTCGGTTCTTGTAACACCGACCTGCCATGCATCAATGCATAGACAGCGATACCGAATAGCACGATAAATGCCCCTGCAAAGTAAAACGCTTGTAGGCTCGTTTGTGCAACGACAACCCCAACAATAAATGAACCAAAACCAACACCGAGTTCAAAAATTGATAAGTATGTCGCCATCGCCACCCCTCTACGCTCTGGCGTGGCTTTTTGTACAGAAATTGTTTGAAATGTCGGGAAGAGCGTTCCCCAGCCGATCCCGATAAACGCGGCAGCGAGTAAAAATACCAACGCTGTCTGCGAAATGCTTAAGAGAAACAATCCTACTGCGAAAAAAATGATACATGGGTAAACAATCACATTCGCACCGTATTGATCGAGCCATCTACCAGCAAAAGGACGCGACAAAAGCATGACAGCTGCATAGACGACAAAGAAATAGCTTGATACCGTAAGTAAACCAACCTCTTTGGCATGTACGGGAACAAACGATAAGATCGATGAATAAATAATTGCAAAAAAGGCTGCGACGATTGAAATCTTAATTGCTGAGCTTTCAATCAGCGTCGATTTTTTTGGTGCAGTTGGTGTCGATTCAGGTTCTGGATGCGGCTTTTCAGAAAGCTGCAGAGCGGATTCCTTTGACAACAAAAAGCTCATCGCAATCGCTAGTATACTACCGAGTAACACGATACTAAATAGCATCATTTTTCCCCACTGAACGGCGATTAGACCTAAGAACGGCCCCAACACTACAGCAAGGTTAAGTGATAACGAATAGTATCCCATCCCTTCACCTTTTCTCGAATCTGGAATCACCTGCGAAACGATTGCGCCTGTCGCCGTCGTTGCCAGTCCAAAACCGATGCCATGAAGCAAACGGACAGCAAGCACTCCTGCAATCGAGTCAAATAGCAAATATAACGCAGATGACACGGTAAAGATCATCATCCCTATCGTTAATAGCTTGCGGTTACCGATGACAAAACCCCACTTCCCAGCTAGCGGACGGGCAATAATGGTTGTAATCAAAAATACGGTGACCATCAGCCCTGCTTGCGTCTCATTGCCATCAAGCTCTTGGAGTGTATAAATCGGTAACGTCACAAGTAAATAGTAGAAACCGAGAAATAGAAAAAAGTTACAAAGGGAAATCGCGACAAATTCTTTGGTCCATAACCGTTCATTCATCCTTAGCCCCCTCCTGCTCACTAATTGCCAACAACCAGCCAGTTAGTAATTCTTCTAGCTGTGCTTCCGCTTGCTGCGGGACATTGGCAATGAGCTCTTGGTTTACGCTCATAATCGCTTGCTCCCACTTCGGAAATTCAGCAAGTGCCTCCTCGGTGAGTTCGATCTTCTTTTGGCGCTTATCCTCGCCACTTACTTGTCTAACATAGCCCTTTTTAACGAGTCGCTGAATGTTACGGGTTAATGGTGGTGCTTCCACCGCTAAGTATTCACATAATTCCTTTTGTGTTAACGTCCCCTTCATCTTTAGTGCATAAATCACAGACCACTGTGCGCTATAAAGGTCAAACGGCTGCAACGCTTGGTTCGCCCGTTTCGTTAAAAAGCGTGACAGTTGATGAAGCGAATGAAACAACTGATGATTTACTACAATTATAATCACCTCTAATAAAAAAATTACCTAGGTAAACAAAAAGTTACCTAGGTAATTATAACACAAAGGATGGTGCCTGGCACCATCCTTCAGGTGCCAGGCACCACCACTTAAACGATTAAAAGATCATTGCTGCAATCCATCCAAACACAAGAAGTGGCACATTAAAGTGGATAAATGTTGGTACGCATGTGTCCCAAATGTGATCGTGCTGGCCGTCAGCATTTAACCCGGCTGTTGGTCCAAGCGTACTATCTGATGCTGGCGCACCTGCATCCCCTAACGCACCGGCTGTACCGATCAACGCAATGATCGCCATTGGACTAAAGCCAACCGCTAATCCAAGTGGAACGAACAATGTTGCAATGATTGGAATCGTCGAAAATGAAGATCCAATTCCCATCGTAATGAACAATCCGACGATTAGCATTAACGCGGCAGCTAAACCACGGTTGTCACCGATAACCCCTGCTACTTGTTCCACTAATAATTCAACATGTCCTGTTTCGCGGATGACCGCAGCAAACCCTGAAGCTGCTAGCATCACAAAACCGATAAAAGCCATCATCTTCATACCATCTGTGACGATGTCATCGGCTTTCTTATATTCAGCTGCACCACTCGCAAATATAACAATTAAACCTGCTAATGCTGCGACGATCATCGAGTCTGTATATAGCTGCACAACTAACGCAGCAAGGATCGCAATGACGGCAAAGATGAGAGATTTTTTAGTCATGATAGGTGTATCGGTCTCATCAACCGCAATTTGATGATCTTGATACGTACGAGTCTTACGATACGTGAAGAAAACAGCGACAAGTAAACCGATGATCATCCCGCCAATTGGAAGCGATAATGCAAGCGGGATATCGGAACGGTCAATCGCTAAACCACTTTCAACAATATTATCTGCAAGAATATCGTGGAAGATTGCCCCAAATCCAACTGGTAATAAAATGTATGGAGCGGTTAACCCGAATGTAATGATTGTTGCAATCGCACGACGATCGACACCAAGTTCATTTAACAGCTTAAGAATCGGTGGAATCAAAATCGGGATAAACGCAATATGAATCGGAACTAAGTTTTGTGAAAAACACGAGATTAATAGAATAATAAAGAAAATAAGTGCCTTTGAAGCGGCTTTTTTACGACTATCCCCTTTTGTTCCGACTAATGAAATCGCAAGCTTCACCATCGCATCTGGCAAGCCCGTTTTGGCGATCGCAACTGCAAAACCACCAAGTAAACCATAACTTAGTGCAACGGACGCACTACCACCTAACCCTTCACTAAACACATCAATTGTTGTTGCTAAACCAAGTCCGCCAAGCAACCCGCCTGTAATCGCCCCAACTAGCAATGCTAGGACGACATGAACGCGCGCTAAGCTTAACGCAAGCATAACGACAACAGCTATTATCACTGCATTCATTTTTAAGTTCCCCCCTAAATACTTTCATTCGCTAAATTATTAATATATTAAAACACTAATAACATTATCATGTGATTATAAGAGTGTCAATGAAATTCTTCAACGCGGTAAAGTGTTACTGGTAGTGAAGGAATTTCCAGCTTGTTTAGCTGATCTCATTACTTTTTTATGATTATATTAACTTTTTATTGATAAATCATTTAACGACGCGAGGAGGCCTGTTTGGGGCGCTAGGATGTGAAGGACATTTAGCGCGGCTTCTACTCCCGATTTGTCCTTCATCACCCCGATGAAGGACACTCCTCTCGACTTCGGCATAAAAAAAACTGCCTCAAAAGGTGTTGTTCACCTCCTGAGACAGTTTCTACTGTTTCACTTATTCGTTAAGTGCTTCTTCAATTTCAGCTTCTAGCATGTCAAGGATCATTTGACCGTCTTCGCCTACTTCATCAACATAGAAGTCACGTACTGGTAATGCTTGTTGTCTAAATGCGTCACGCTCTTCTTCTGTAAGTTCAATTACTTCTGTAGGATTGTCAGTATCTTCTTCGATTACTGTAAGCAACTCTTCATTTAGTTCTTTTTGAATCTCATACCCTCTGTCTCTCATTTCTTCCGTTGTTTCAAGAATCATATCTTGAATATCTTCTGGAAGACCTTCAAAGAACGTTGGGTTTACAGTTGTCATTGTTACATAGATGTTGTGTTGTGAAAGTGTCATGTGTTCTTGAACTTCGTGGAAGTTTGCATCTTCAATAAAGAAGATTGGGTTTTCTTGGCCATCAACAATTCCTTGCTCTAAACTTAAATATAAGTCATCCCAAGACATTGGAGTTGGTTCCGCACCATATGCTCTATATGACTCAAGAATTAATGGTGACTCTTGTGTTCTCATTTGGAAGCCTTCGAAATCTTCTGGTGTACGTAACTCGCTGCTTCCAGTCCATTGCATCGCACCCTCATGCCAGAATGCAAGTGGCATAATGTCTTGCTCTAAATATTTTTCAGCTAAATGCGTATTTAACGCTTCACTCTCATTTAAAATTTGTTGGTTCAATTCAAGATCATCTGGGAATAAGAATTGAAGGGCAAAAATGTTTCCTTCAGGGACAAGTGTACCTGTAAACCCTGGAGAAATAATTCCGAATTCAACGCCACCTGTTTGTAGCATTTCAACTTGGTCAACCTCACTACCAAGTCCACCGAATTCATATACATCAATGTTGATGCGACCATCAGATTTTTCATTCAATTTATCCGCAAATTCTTGCGCATACTCATATTGAACTTGTCCAGGCCACTCTTCTGTCGCAAATCTCCACTCATATGTTTCCTCACCTGTCGCATCATCATCTGCTGGATCAGTTGACGCTTCGTCACCACCGCCACAAGCAGCTAACAGTAAACTTGATGCAATAGCTAAACTACCAAATAATGATCTCTTTTTAAAATTCATTAAAATACCCCCTAAGTATTTTTATATCTTTAAGGCTTTCACCCGATTACCGTCACATCAAGTAACGGTAAAAGAGTGAAATTTCCTCAAATAAAATAACTAATATTGATGCAATTAATAACATCACGATATACGGCGGTGTTCCCCGGATAACATCCAAATACGACTTATTAAAGACGGCACTTGCGGTGAAAATATCGACCCCAAATGGTGGTGTTGCAGAACCTAATGCGGCTTGCAAGACAATCACCGTACCGAGATGAATGGGATCGACCCCAGCGTCCATCGCGACTGGATAAAAGATTGGTGTTAATATTAAAATCACGACAATCGGATCGACAAACATACAGCCGATAAAGAAGAAGATCGCCACAATTAACAACACCGTTAAAGCTGTCGGTTCCCCGCCTAATACAGCTTCTGAGAACATTCTCGGGATTCTAGCAAATTGAATCACATAAGAGAATGCTTGCCCCGCAGCAACTAAAATAAATACAGCCGACGTAACTAGCCCTGTTGATAAGGCAATTTTCGGAATTTCATTGTATTTAATCGAACGGAAAATGAGTACTTCAATAATTAATGCATAAAGAACTGAAATCCCGGCCGCTTCCGTTGGTGTGAAATAACCAGTGTAGATCCCCCCGATAATAATCACTGGGAAGCCAAGCGGTAGCAATGCCTTTTTCGTCACATTTAAGCGTTCGCCCCACCGTAATTTTTCAGCGAGCGGAATGTTATAAATTTTTGCATAGATCCAACTATAAATCGCAAAGAATAGGAAAATTAATACACCAGGCCCTATCCCTGCAATAAACAACTCACTTAATGATTCCCCAGTTGCTAGCGCATAGATGATCATGCCGATACTCGGTGGAATCAATAGAGCCACGTCACTAGCATTAATGATCAATGCGATCGCGTTTGAATCCTTATAGCCTACTGATAGAAGGCGTTGTCTCATCGGTTTCCCTACTGCAACAACCGTCGCCTGCGTTGAACCTGAAATTGAACCAAAAAGTGTACAGGCCGCAGCGGTTGTGATTGCATACCCACCGCGAAGGTGCCCTACAAACGCCCCTACAAAATCTAATAGCCGCTTCGACGTATTTCCTGATGTCATAATATCTGCAGCAAAAATAAATAATGGGACTGCCAGTAGAGAATACGATGATATCCCTTGCATCATTTGTTGCACAAGTAGCATTGGGTCTAAATTCGGAAAGAATATAACCATTAATACAAGTGGCGCAACGATCATCGGAATCATCATTGGAAACCCTAATGCTAGTAAAACAACCATGATGGTTAATAATGTAGCTACCATACGATTTTCCTCTCTATACTATTTATTGTTTTACGAGTGGTTATTGATAATCTTTCTTCTCTGTAGCGAGATAGACATCTTTTTCTTTTATATTGATCCACATATTTCGTAAAAACTGTACGCCACCTAAGAAGAGTCCGAGTGGCACAAACATAATCATCAGATATACCGGCACTTGCAGAGCTGCAGTTACTCGGCCACGCTCATAAACGGACATTAAGTATTCATAGCCTAGATACGTAAGCCCAAATAAAATCAGTGCTGTTACCCCTGGAATAACGATTGCTAGTGCTTTACGAATTTTGAATGGGACTACGTCAAAAAACGCGGACATGCTGATATGTCGCCCCTTCCTAGCAGCATAGCTAATCCCCATAAACGTAGCGAGGATGACAGCAAAGTTACTCACTTCATCTGAAAAGACCCAACTCCTCCCGAGAATTTCTCGGCTCAGGACATTACCGACGACCATCACTGAAATTAAAATGACGGCCCAGCTTAAAATAAACTCCTCTGCTCTCATTATGAAATTGTCTAACGCACGAATGACTTTCAAAGGCACACCCTCCTAAGTGCTTCTATGAAACTATCAATCTATTTTGAATTGTTTCAAAATCAGATACTATTATCATACCGTAATCACTAGAGGCATTCAAACGAGTTCTACCATCATATCTTCTTATATTTACCTATTTAAATCTATCACCGCCGACTGCAAACCTTTTTTTAACATTTTAAGTCTTGTTTCTCTTCAATAATCTCATATCCTTCTCTCTCACTAGGAAAAAAGTGGTACTTTTAAAATGTTTAAAGGCAAACCATCGCTTGTATAGATAGTCTATATATATAGATAGAAAAAAACAGCAAGAAAATGCTCCGATCATTCATACACTTTCATGCTGTTTCTCTATACCTATAAAGTTTACATTGATTTTATGACTATTTATTTTGAACGAGCAAGATTTGCTAGCGTCCGCACCATCGCACCTGTCCCACCCTTTGGTCCAATGGCTGACGGTTTACTCGCCCAAGCCGTACCGGCGATGTCAAGATGAACCCACGGTGTATCTTCTGCAAATTCACCGATAAATAGCCCTGCCGTAATGCTCCCTGCCATTCGTCCCGGAGAGTTGTTTAAGTCAGCAACATCACTCGTTTTTAACAATTCTTTATAAGGGGTAAAAGCTGGCAAGCGCCAAATCCATTCGCCTGCTGTGTATCCGGCTTCAAGGACTTCTTCGACGAAGGTTTCATCATTTGTCACCGCTCCTGTCGTCCATTCCCCAAGCGCGACAAGCACGGCACCTGTTAATGTCGCAACGTCGACGATCCGGCTTGCACCAAGCTGTTTCGCATACGTGACCCCGTCTGCTAAAATTAAACGACCTTCAGCATCGGTGTTGCGCACTTCAATCGTTTTTCCATTCATGGAACGGATCACATCCCCCGGTTTTAACGCCGAACCATTCAGTAAATTTTCCGTTGCCGGGATGACCGCGAGAACATTGGCATCTGGCTTCAACTCACCGATGACATCCATCGCACCAAGAACGGCTGCACCGCCGCCCATATCCATTTTCATTTCATGCATCGATGCCTTGGGCTTAATGGAGATCCCACCTGAGTCAAACGTCAAACCTTTGCCGACAAAGCATAGCACATCGTCCCACTCACTTTTCCCTTGAAAT is from Desertibacillus haloalkaliphilus and encodes:
- a CDS encoding biotin transporter BioY — its product is MGRNQRKFNALDIVLVGMFAALMAIGANVTSFIVIGGVPVTLQPFFATLAGALLGSRLGPVSMIVYTLIGLAGAPVFAGFRGGFSILTSPTFGFILSFIIIAYVIGKMVESKEQPTKMTFFIAAFIGLAINYILGTNYMYFAYQFLASLENMPYGVVWGWMAAPFVKDFILTIFVAMIAPRIYAVIRKSSLHTNPATKKVS
- a CDS encoding DUF1904 family protein translates to MPFVRFKGFDKDVVKSFAPMLAQRFAVIAHVPVEKVKIELLHIESITETPSSVEIMMFPREQGVYDALAEMIDKFVSDYGYQDTHIFFIQLSPHLYYKEGAPLQGGPLQDASYHNQCYQFNR
- a CDS encoding MFS transporter codes for the protein MNERLWTKEFVAISLCNFFLFLGFYYLLVTLPIYTLQELDGNETQAGLMVTVFLITTIIARPLAGKWGFVIGNRKLLTIGMMIFTVSSALYLLFDSIAGVLAVRLLHGIGFGLATTATGAIVSQVIPDSRKGEGMGYYSLSLNLAVVLGPFLGLIAVQWGKMMLFSIVLLGSILAIAMSFLLSKESALQLSEKPHPEPESTPTAPKKSTLIESSAIKISIVAAFFAIIYSSILSFVPVHAKEVGLLTVSSYFFVVYAAVMLLSRPFAGRWLDQYGANVIVYPCIIFFAVGLFLLSISQTALVFLLAAAFIGIGWGTLFPTFQTISVQKATPERRGVAMATYLSIFELGVGFGSFIVGVVVAQTSLQAFYFAGAFIVLFGIAVYALMHGRSVLQEPRQGLTKES
- a CDS encoding MarR family winged helix-turn-helix transcriptional regulator, producing MIIIVVNHQLFHSLHQLSRFLTKRANQALQPFDLYSAQWSVIYALKMKGTLTQKELCEYLAVEAPPLTRNIQRLVKKGYVRQVSGEDKRQKKIELTEEALAEFPKWEQAIMSVNQELIANVPQQAEAQLEELLTGWLLAISEQEGAKDE
- a CDS encoding Na+/H+ antiporter family protein, translating into MNAVIIAVVVMLALSLARVHVVLALLVGAITGGLLGGLGLATTIDVFSEGLGGSASVALSYGLLGGFAVAIAKTGLPDAMVKLAISLVGTKGDSRKKAASKALIFFIILLISCFSQNLVPIHIAFIPILIPPILKLLNELGVDRRAIATIITFGLTAPYILLPVGFGAIFHDILADNIVESGLAIDRSDIPLALSLPIGGMIIGLLVAVFFTYRKTRTYQDHQIAVDETDTPIMTKKSLIFAVIAILAALVVQLYTDSMIVAALAGLIVIFASGAAEYKKADDIVTDGMKMMAFIGFVMLAASGFAAVIRETGHVELLVEQVAGVIGDNRGLAAALMLIVGLFITMGIGSSFSTIPIIATLFVPLGLAVGFSPMAIIALIGTAGALGDAGAPASDSTLGPTAGLNADGQHDHIWDTCVPTFIHFNVPLLVFGWIAAMIF
- the dctP gene encoding TRAP transporter substrate-binding protein DctP gives rise to the protein MNFKKRSLFGSLAIASSLLLAACGGGDEASTDPADDDATGEETYEWRFATEEWPGQVQYEYAQEFADKLNEKSDGRINIDVYEFGGLGSEVDQVEMLQTGGVEFGIISPGFTGTLVPEGNIFALQFLFPDDLELNQQILNESEALNTHLAEKYLEQDIMPLAFWHEGAMQWTGSSELRTPEDFEGFQMRTQESPLILESYRAYGAEPTPMSWDDLYLSLEQGIVDGQENPIFFIEDANFHEVQEHMTLSQHNIYVTMTTVNPTFFEGLPEDIQDMILETTEEMRDRGYEIQKELNEELLTVIEEDTDNPTEVIELTEEERDAFRQQALPVRDFYVDEVGEDGQMILDMLEAEIEEALNE
- a CDS encoding TRAP transporter large permease, coding for MVATLLTIMVVLLALGFPMMIPMIVAPLVLMVIFFPNLDPMLLVQQMMQGISSYSLLAVPLFIFAADIMTSGNTSKRLLDFVGAFVGHLRGGYAITTAAACTLFGSISGSTQATVVAVGKPMRQRLLSVGYKDSNAIALIINASDVALLIPPSIGMIIYALATGESLSELFIAGIGPGVLIFLFFAIYSWIYAKIYNIPLAEKLRWGERLNVTKKALLPLGFPVIIIGGIYTGYFTPTEAAGISVLYALIIEVLIFRSIKYNEIPKIALSTGLVTSAVFILVAAGQAFSYVIQFARIPRMFSEAVLGGEPTALTVLLIVAIFFFIGCMFVDPIVVILILTPIFYPVAMDAGVDPIHLGTVIVLQAALGSATPPFGVDIFTASAVFNKSYLDVIRGTPPYIVMLLIASILVILFEEISLFYRYLM
- a CDS encoding TRAP transporter small permease, which encodes MPLKVIRALDNFIMRAEEFILSWAVILISVMVVGNVLSREILGRSWVFSDEVSNFAVILATFMGISYAARKGRHISMSAFFDVVPFKIRKALAIVIPGVTALILFGLTYLGYEYLMSVYERGRVTAALQVPVYLMIMFVPLGLFLGGVQFLRNMWINIKEKDVYLATEKKDYQ
- a CDS encoding leucyl aminopeptidase; the encoded protein is MFEVKTDMTAGTDHDALLIGLFADDRELTGVAKTIDDQLEGHLSSLLKDKQIKKSHKAVTKVFTLGKSEARQVYFLGLGKKADFGEETLREAVAAGFRHIHKDKPTDVAIAFDSLMTDTFAIRETAHVITELFGLTSYHVADYKEKTNEIETVIEAVTFYSQQDLEAVRAGITSGKVYARGTNLARALVNTPANLMTPTDLAEQATEIAERHQLEIDILEREDMEKLGMGSLLAVASGSDEPPKMIVLKFQGKSEWDDVLCFVGKGLTFDSGGISIKPKASMHEMKMDMGGGAAVLGAMDVIGELKPDANVLAVIPATENLLNGSALKPGDVIRSMNGKTIEVRNTDAEGRLILADGVTYAKQLGASRIVDVATLTGAVLVALGEWTTGAVTNDETFVEEVLEAGYTAGEWIWRLPAFTPYKELLKTSDVADLNNSPGRMAGSITAGLFIGEFAEDTPWVHLDIAGTAWASKPSAIGPKGGTGAMVRTLANLARSK